A stretch of DNA from Nasonia vitripennis strain AsymCx chromosome 1 unlocalized genomic scaffold, Nvit_psr_1.1 chr1_random0007, whole genome shotgun sequence:
TCtatcattttattaaatttgagCTGCATCTCCTGTATATCTTCCTTTTGTGTATTATCGATTGCTGAATCaagaaattgttcaaaatttGTAGCATTATTAATTAGCTTTTCTGccgaaatataaataattttagtatCTTGATCGTTCTCATCTTTAGTGACTGATTTATttggtatattttttattttgtattttgatACAAATCTGTCTTTCGTTATCAGTTTTGAAACCTTGATTAAGGCTTGTACCAaatgtatttttcataacatGAGAATTTTTACCTGTGCCTGTTAATTGAGTTTGTACACCAATTCGTGTGTATCTTACTCCTGGAATAGAACACTTCGTCGCATCTGTTTGATCGAGTACTTTTTCCAAATCCTCATCTTCCTTTTCGTTTGGTTCGCATCCTAGATCACTTTCGTTGTTTCCGTTCATATCGTTCTCATCGTGGGCCCTTTCTGATTCTGTCGTTGATCGCTCATCTTCCGGTACACTTCTGTTTGTTGCTCTTATTGTCATCACCATTTCCTTTCCCTTCTTCCTAGCGTTTGTCACAGTTTCTGAGAGTACTCGTAGTTCTTCGCTGGTGATGTTGAGTTTTGCTATGAACAATTATCTTGTTGTAATTTGTTATGAATTTTATGGTACATACTTTCTTTTTGATTGGTAGACTGAACACAAGCCATTTCGAACAAAAGCATTTATTAGCATTTGCGTCTGAACACAAGATTGCATCTGCTATTTTTCTTACATGTAggatcaataatttaatcgtttttaatttttacacatTAGGCTACaggattttattttatctaatATTAGTTATCTAATTTATTATAGCTTTTAACTTGATCaagttgtattttatttatggtTTAATGTAACAAACCTATTCTGTACTCTTCACCCTTCATCGTTCTGAAGCAGATATTCTCATCTTCAATCAAAATTGCTATCTGCTGTCCAGGATGTGATTTCTGGAAATTCAACTTGCAAACGTGATTTCTCAGAAATGTATGTAATAGCATGTTGTCTagacaaacaaaaatttcaatttatatagcgcttatatattttatatcaattCGTTCGCATCGATTTCCTTATCGTTTGATTAACATGTCGTTCTGTTCGTAAATATCGTTGCAGGTAACCAGTCATAATTTTATTTCCGAATTGTAAATACTCATTATCCGAATTATAGtcactttcaatttttcagaatCGGCAACAACGTGCGAGTTCATACACCGCGTTTCCGGTGCCGCATGTcatacctctctctctctctctctctctctctctctctctctctctctctctctctctctctcctccgtcGCATCACAGCACGCACACTcatgttctctctctctctctctctctctctctctctctctctctctctctctctctctctctccctccgatTCCAGCGCCACGCGCTCGTTCCCTTCTCTGTTACCGGCAACGTGCGCGGTCCTGTCGACGGCCATCTTACCATTTCTCGGAAATCGGCGCTTCGCCGGTTTTTGTTTCACATCATGATTTTGATGTTTGAGAGATTCTCGCACCGTTCTTATTTCTTCCATGATCGAGATTTTTGACATATAAACGCGGACTAGATTCTTCTcacgattttttcaaattacatcaaataaaaaattttttggtaagaagaatatatatttgttttttcgcaggatttaacccaggcttgactcCTTAAGGAATTACAGGACGAGGTCAAACAGGACCCTTAGGGTCAACCGtataaaatagtaataaagaagataaaaggaagctacgtgccccTACAAAAATGCCTGGAAGTATTACACAGGGTAGTGATCACGCTGTTCCCCAGGCAAATGGAAGAGCCAAGTGACATTAAAAGAGGTATGAATAAAGAGGCTAGTCCGCCGACAACAATTAAGGAATTTTTAGCCGGCTGCAGAAGGGTAAGAAACAACAAGGCCTCAGGGCCGGATGGCATTccaaatattgcattgaagcaTGCCATTCACGTTCATCTAGAGGTCTGCATAGACTTGTACAATGCATGTCTAGAAGAGGGAACATTTCCCACAAACTGGAAGAAACAGAGACTCGTGTTTTtgccaaaaggaaagaaaccATCCTAGGAGTCTTCATCATACAGACcgctctgcatgctggatacACCGGGCAAGATCCTGGAACGCattatctgcgtcagaatggatcattttataaaagatcattttataaaagaactaGCGCGCTACACGCGGccctataaggcacttccgtgtcgaggtcgtgcctaaaaaggCGCATTAGCGGAACACCAATATGGCTTCAGGAAGTATCTTTTAACCCTGGACGCAGTTAGTCTAGTGATTGACAAAAAGCAATAGAGGGGAAAATATggaagggaggaaaaaagaagtactgcgtcatagttacattggatgtcaaaaatgcattcaataCGGCCAGATGGAGTGAAATACATAAGGCACTCCGGAAGcaggatgtgcccttatatataaaaaaggaTGATGTCCGACTACTTGAAGTACAGAATCTTATTATCTTATATGACAACACTAAGGACGGTACTAAAACCAATAAAGTTACAGGAGGCGTCTTCCAAGGGTCAGTACTTGGCCCACCGacttggaacatcatgtacgactaggtactaaagctacaattacctgaaggagcaacagtcgtgggattcgctgacgacatagcagtaTTAATAATAGCAAAACATAAAAAAGAGGTGACAGACATAGTTGAATAGTCAACccatataatacacgaatggctaacAGAGACAAGTCTGGAACTAGCCAGTCGAAAAACGGAAGTTATTCTCATTTCTAGTAGGAAGAAGATGGACGAAATCACACTGACGGTGGATGGACATGAGATCGTTTCTCAACCAACCATCAAATACTTGGgcatcaccatcgatgcaagactaagtTTTAAACGCCATCTAGAAATAGCCTATCTTAGCCAGCGtaacca
This window harbors:
- the LOC107981562 gene encoding uncharacterized protein LOC107981562 isoform X3 → MLLHTFLRNHVCKLNFQKSHPGQQIAILIEDENICFRTMKGEEYRIAKLNITSEELRVLSETVTNARKKGKEMVMTIRATNRSVPEDERSTTESERAHDENDMNGNNESDLGCEPNEKEDEDLEKVLDQTDATKCSIPGVRYTRIGVQTQLTGTAIDNTQKEDIQEMQLKFNKMIEHTSTIVNDMKTLVKLMISGMEAPHTRMDFQMTEMRNVLKNHHERQVKLYNDTREMIEAFYDEAYENENDENSNTKIKDQKQTKRRATEVLRVAKGSDRRRAHQDVIRNKIIT
- the LOC107981562 gene encoding uncharacterized protein LOC107981562 isoform X2 produces the protein MLLHTFLRNHVCKLNFQKSHPGQQIAILIEDENICFRTMKGEEYRIAKLNITSEELRVLSETVTNARKKGKEMVMTIRATNRSVPEDERSTTESERAHDENDMNGNNESDLGCEPNEKEDEDLEKVLDQTDATKCSIPGVRYTRIGVQTQLTGTAIDNTQKEDIQEMQLKFNKMIEHTSTIVNDMKTLVKLMISGMEAPHTRMDFQMTEMRNVLKNHHERQVKLYNDTREMIEAFYDEAYENENDENSNTKIKDQKAEAVKLPGTAAPTAALHTQRRKTKERCFECDDVGHFGRDCPRKGQDLKKCYECNEFVSHKAADCPQRLDRMRLTGRGGSNNNNSKLNDGRRKY